Proteins from a genomic interval of Thermoanaerobacterium thermosaccharolyticum DSM 571:
- the hypA gene encoding hydrogenase maturation nickel metallochaperone HypA, which produces MHELSITESIVNMVSDEVKKRNINKVTKINIVLGELTGFEEDSIKFYFDVLSEGTPLYGAILNFKRVKAEFKCRNCGMIYNRENFTFKCPYCGSSGVLIEKGKELYIDSIDVE; this is translated from the coding sequence ATGCATGAACTTTCTATAACTGAAAGTATTGTAAATATGGTTTCAGATGAAGTTAAAAAACGAAATATCAATAAAGTTACAAAAATAAACATCGTGCTTGGTGAATTAACAGGATTTGAAGAAGACAGTATAAAATTTTACTTTGATGTTTTAAGTGAAGGCACGCCTTTATATGGTGCAATATTGAACTTTAAAAGGGTAAAAGCAGAATTTAAATGCCGCAACTGCGGCATGATTTATAATAGGGAAAATTTTACATTTAAGTGTCCCTATTGCGGTAGCAGCGGTGTGTTGATTGAGAAAGGCAAAGAGTTGTACATTGATAGTATAGATGTAGAATAA
- a CDS encoding NADH-quinone oxidoreductase subunit L, whose protein sequence is MSSDLILISIVIPIVMSLITITTGKSLARKTIVSATLLIILLSALAMLKVVNVPTVINTSFYGIIDKLIKVGDYILLLYTLYISFKVREPKIAIFAILQILPLAFFELFMLKEQEVNTFYIDNLSIIMNLVVSVVGPIIAVYAFGYMYHHEEEKKLTKSRQSRFFAIILLFIGAMNGIIFSNNLMWIYFFWEITSLSSFLLISHDKTDEAIRNASRALWINMLGGFSLLVGIIILYKYTGIITLDALLKTNSSYILLVPVFFMVLAAFTKSAQMPFQSWLLGAMVAPTPVSALLHSSTMVKAAIYLILRLAPTFRGTTLSSFIALYGAFTFIATSILALSQSNAKKILAYSTIANLGLMISSIGINTSSAITAAILLLIFHAVSKALLFLCVGTIEQKIGSRDIEDMKGLITKMPVTTIITFIGILSLMIAPFGMLLSKWMAIEAASKNLVVALLLIIGSAVTVMYYTRWIGNILSEGRNSKFFIEKQPSTIRFALYSLVTIAIVLSLAVTQLFNTIVKPEINMLKMSVSVKAASGYLESNLGGFTIYPVFFAIGLAIILAILTIKNSRDIVQTTPYESGLNYDDSKNGYDIKNYYLPSIINETVMTKYMNYISLILILAIFGGILL, encoded by the coding sequence ATGTCAAGTGATCTAATTTTAATAAGCATAGTAATTCCTATTGTAATGAGCTTGATAACCATTACAACTGGCAAGTCACTGGCTAGAAAGACAATTGTTTCAGCTACATTGTTGATTATTTTATTAAGTGCATTGGCAATGTTAAAAGTTGTAAATGTGCCAACGGTAATAAACACTTCATTTTATGGAATCATTGATAAACTAATAAAAGTTGGCGATTATATACTGCTGCTTTATACATTGTATATATCCTTCAAAGTAAGAGAACCTAAAATCGCAATTTTTGCAATACTGCAGATATTGCCGCTTGCATTTTTTGAACTATTTATGCTAAAAGAACAAGAAGTAAATACATTTTACATTGACAATTTATCAATAATTATGAATTTGGTAGTTTCAGTAGTAGGACCTATAATTGCTGTATATGCATTTGGCTACATGTATCATCATGAAGAAGAAAAGAAACTGACTAAATCAAGACAATCTAGGTTTTTTGCCATTATTCTTTTATTTATCGGAGCTATGAATGGCATAATTTTTTCAAATAATTTGATGTGGATATATTTCTTCTGGGAAATAACATCATTATCATCATTTCTGCTTATTTCTCATGACAAGACAGATGAAGCGATTAGAAATGCGTCTAGAGCATTGTGGATAAATATGCTAGGCGGTTTTTCTCTGTTAGTAGGTATTATAATCCTTTATAAGTATACAGGAATAATAACACTGGATGCTTTATTAAAGACAAATAGCTCTTACATCCTCTTGGTTCCGGTATTCTTTATGGTTCTGGCCGCATTCACTAAATCAGCTCAAATGCCATTCCAAAGCTGGCTTTTGGGAGCCATGGTGGCGCCAACTCCAGTATCTGCTCTTCTACATTCCAGTACCATGGTAAAAGCGGCCATATACCTTATATTAAGGCTTGCACCTACATTTAGAGGAACTACTTTAAGCAGTTTCATAGCGTTATATGGGGCGTTTACATTTATTGCAACTTCAATTTTGGCATTAAGCCAAAGCAATGCAAAAAAGATACTTGCGTACTCCACAATCGCAAATTTGGGCTTGATGATATCAAGTATTGGAATCAACACGTCCAGTGCTATAACTGCGGCAATCTTGCTGTTAATATTCCATGCTGTATCTAAAGCGCTGCTATTCCTTTGTGTTGGAACAATTGAGCAGAAAATTGGCAGCCGTGATATAGAAGATATGAAAGGGCTTATTACAAAAATGCCTGTTACGACGATTATCACTTTTATAGGCATTCTTTCATTAATGATTGCTCCATTTGGAATGCTTTTAAGCAAGTGGATGGCAATAGAAGCTGCATCAAAAAATTTGGTTGTTGCTTTGCTTTTAATAATTGGCAGTGCAGTAACTGTTATGTACTACACAAGATGGATTGGAAATATTTTATCTGAAGGTCGCAACAGCAAATTCTTTATAGAAAAACAACCGTCAACTATAAGATTTGCTTTGTATAGTTTAGTTACAATAGCGATTGTATTAAGTTTGGCTGTCACACAGCTTTTTAACACTATTGTTAAACCTGAGATAAACATGCTCAAAATGTCTGTTTCGGTAAAAGCTGCTTCAGGATATCTTGAAAGCAACCTGGGAGGATTTACTATATATCCAGTATTTTTTGCAATAGGTTTAGCAATTATCCTTGCAATATTGACAATAAAGAATTCCCGCGATATAGTGCAGACTACGCCATATGAGTCTGGACTAAATTACGATGATTCTAAAAACGGGTATGATATAAAAAATTATTACTTGCCAAGCATAATAAATGAGACTGTAATGACAAAATATATGAATTACATCTCATTGATACTGATACTGGCTATTTTTGGAGGGATATTGCTATGA
- a CDS encoding NADH-quinone oxidoreductase subunit B family protein: protein MGLKEFVKKSFSKSPWVVHYDCGSCNGCDIEVLACMTPIYDMERFGMVNVGNPKHADILIVTGTVNEKNKDVLKNVYDMMPEPKVVVAAGICACSGGIFRDCYNVLGGIDKVIPVDVYIPGCPAKPEAMIDGLYKAAQILKDKYSRREVIVSAKSLG from the coding sequence ATGGGATTAAAGGAATTTGTAAAAAAGTCATTTTCTAAATCACCATGGGTTGTACATTATGACTGTGGAAGCTGCAACGGTTGTGATATAGAAGTGCTTGCCTGCATGACCCCGATCTACGATATGGAGAGATTTGGGATGGTAAATGTGGGTAATCCAAAGCATGCAGATATCTTAATTGTAACTGGCACAGTAAATGAAAAAAATAAAGACGTGCTTAAAAATGTTTACGATATGATGCCTGAACCGAAGGTAGTTGTTGCGGCAGGAATATGTGCCTGCAGCGGAGGAATATTTAGAGATTGCTACAATGTTTTGGGAGGTATTGACAAAGTAATTCCAGTAGATGTTTATATTCCGGGATGTCCGGCAAAACCTGAGGCAATGATAGACGGGCTTTACAAAGCTGCGCAGATTTTGAAGGATAAATATTCTCGTAGAGAAGTAATAGTTTCGGCAAAAAGCTTAGGTTAG
- a CDS encoding protease complex subunit PrcB family protein, with amino-acid sequence MVLTKATTLPQNVQDVLNKMMDRQDYSLVSSNGLYYIIATRGEMRTSGYSINIDDAKVIKDSDETTLEVNVSYVNPPRGSYVSQVLMYPYDVKSFTYDGKITKVIINTKVSRNITKVDYINL; translated from the coding sequence ATGGTGTTGACAAAAGCAACCACTTTACCTCAAAATGTACAAGATGTTTTAAATAAAATGATGGATCGCCAAGATTATTCTTTGGTTAGCAGCAACGGATTATACTATATAATAGCTACAAGAGGTGAAATGCGTACATCAGGCTATTCAATAAATATTGATGATGCTAAAGTAATCAAAGATTCTGATGAAACAACATTAGAAGTAAATGTATCATATGTGAATCCACCTAGAGGTTCTTATGTTTCTCAAGTTTTGATGTATCCATATGATGTAAAAAGTTTTACTTATGACGGCAAAATTACGAAAGTGATAATAAATACAAAAGTAAGTCGTAATATTACAAAAGTAGATTATATTAATCTGTAA
- the rsmA gene encoding 16S rRNA (adenine(1518)-N(6)/adenine(1519)-N(6))-dimethyltransferase RsmA — MRVKGFNTKKKLGQNFIFDEGILSKIADLADITKDDNVIEIGAGLGTLTREIVERAKNVVAYEIDDEAVGILRDKLREYKNLIILNDDIMKADLKGVVDKYFDGDKCKVVANLPYYITSPIIMKLLESHLMKDITILIQKEVAERICAEPGSKEYGVLTVAVNYYSKPEMLLELPPEVFSPKPKVSSTLIKLHVLDEPPVFVKNEKLFFKVVKASFGQRRKVITNSLKSLNIDQSLILNALLKCGIDLKQRGETLSIEKFAELANAIDDMKM, encoded by the coding sequence ATGAGAGTAAAAGGATTCAATACTAAAAAGAAACTTGGTCAAAACTTTATATTTGATGAAGGCATATTGTCAAAGATAGCTGATTTAGCTGATATAACAAAGGATGACAATGTGATTGAAATTGGCGCAGGTCTAGGGACACTGACTAGGGAAATTGTAGAGAGGGCAAAAAACGTGGTGGCATATGAGATAGATGACGAAGCTGTTGGTATTTTAAGAGATAAGTTAAGAGAATATAAAAATTTAATCATATTAAATGATGACATTATGAAAGCTGACTTAAAAGGCGTTGTTGATAAGTATTTTGATGGTGATAAATGCAAGGTTGTTGCTAATTTGCCGTATTACATAACATCACCAATTATAATGAAGCTTTTAGAGTCACATTTAATGAAAGATATAACGATTTTGATACAAAAAGAAGTGGCCGAGAGAATCTGTGCAGAACCAGGAAGCAAAGAATACGGTGTATTAACTGTAGCTGTAAATTATTACTCAAAACCGGAAATGTTGCTTGAGCTGCCACCGGAAGTTTTTTCTCCTAAGCCAAAGGTAAGTTCAACGCTTATTAAATTGCATGTCCTTGATGAGCCACCTGTATTTGTGAAAAATGAAAAGCTCTTTTTCAAGGTTGTAAAGGCGTCATTTGGGCAAAGGAGAAAAGTTATAACGAATTCATTAAAGTCGCTGAATATAGATCAATCTTTAATTTTAAATGCTCTATTGAAGTGCGGAATCGATTTAAAACAAAGGGGAGAGACGCTTTCAATAGAAAAATTTGCTGAGCTGGCGAATGCTATTGATGATATGAAAATGTAA
- a CDS encoding respiratory chain complex I subunit 1 family protein, translated as MTWMEYLVFAIAVIVTPIIGGLITGLDRKVTALIQGRYGPPILQPFYDVTKLLSKEKMIVNDFQIFAAYIYLLSAILSIGFFAIKADLLMIIFIMSIGLVFYIVGALATRSPYSQVGAQRELMQMLAYEPLLIFVLIGMYYVSGSFSLKSIMSHGRLLLDLPLIFLVLCLVLDIKIKKSPFDFSTSEHAHQELVRGILTDYSGPYLALIEIADWYELVLLLSMIAIFWSQNLIIGALISLLILFLDIIVDNISARMTLKWMLSFSWIVGIVFTVVNIGYLYFSNVSR; from the coding sequence ATGACATGGATGGAATATTTGGTTTTTGCAATAGCGGTGATTGTGACTCCTATAATAGGAGGACTTATAACAGGCTTAGACAGAAAAGTAACTGCATTAATTCAGGGGAGATATGGTCCTCCTATATTGCAACCTTTTTATGATGTTACAAAATTATTGTCTAAGGAAAAAATGATAGTAAATGACTTTCAGATATTTGCTGCATATATATATTTGCTGTCAGCTATTTTAAGCATTGGTTTTTTTGCTATTAAAGCTGATTTGCTTATGATAATTTTTATAATGTCAATAGGTCTTGTATTTTACATCGTAGGTGCTTTGGCAACAAGATCACCTTACAGTCAAGTAGGTGCTCAGAGGGAATTGATGCAGATGTTGGCCTATGAGCCACTTTTAATATTTGTGCTTATTGGTATGTATTATGTTTCAGGAAGTTTTAGTCTTAAGAGCATTATGTCACACGGAAGGTTGTTGCTGGATTTGCCACTTATATTCTTGGTATTGTGCCTTGTTCTGGATATAAAGATTAAAAAATCTCCATTTGATTTTTCAACATCTGAGCATGCACATCAAGAGCTTGTAAGAGGTATTTTGACGGATTATTCTGGACCTTATTTAGCACTTATTGAAATAGCTGATTGGTATGAACTTGTGCTATTACTTTCAATGATAGCAATTTTTTGGTCTCAAAATCTTATAATTGGAGCTTTGATTTCTCTTTTAATATTGTTTTTAGATATAATTGTAGATAATATATCTGCAAGGATGACACTGAAATGGATGCTGAGTTTTAGCTGGATTGTAGGTATTGTCTTTACAGTGGTGAATATTGGATATTTGTATTTTAGCAATGTATCGAGGTGA
- the hypB gene encoding hydrogenase nickel incorporation protein HypB gives MEIKIIKNVLEANNNIAEENKNIKDERKILMVNIIGSPGTGKTSFILKLIENMDIPCGVIEGDVASDIDARKMAERNIPVVQINTGGECHLNANSVNKALSSIDFHDGILFIENIGNLICPSEFELGEDFKLAMANVAEGDDKPYKYPLLFSKAKAVVLNKIDLLPYFDFNKQYFYDGVKTLNDKAEIFEVSSRTGEGFEVLAKWLKEIYNQYMQSK, from the coding sequence ATGGAAATTAAGATTATAAAGAATGTTCTTGAAGCAAACAACAATATTGCTGAAGAGAACAAAAATATAAAAGATGAAAGAAAGATTTTGATGGTTAACATCATTGGTTCACCAGGTACAGGTAAGACGAGTTTCATATTAAAACTTATAGAAAATATGGACATACCATGTGGTGTTATAGAAGGCGATGTTGCGTCTGACATTGATGCCCGTAAAATGGCAGAAAGGAATATACCTGTTGTACAGATAAATACAGGTGGAGAATGTCATCTAAATGCCAATTCTGTAAATAAAGCACTTTCAAGTATTGATTTTCACGATGGCATATTATTCATAGAAAATATTGGAAATTTGATTTGCCCATCAGAATTTGAGCTGGGAGAAGACTTTAAGCTGGCAATGGCAAATGTTGCAGAAGGTGATGATAAACCGTATAAATATCCTCTTTTGTTTTCAAAGGCTAAGGCGGTTGTCCTTAATAAGATAGATCTTTTGCCTTATTTTGATTTTAATAAACAATATTTTTATGATGGTGTTAAGACGCTGAATGATAAGGCAGAGATTTTTGAAGTGTCATCAAGGACAGGAGAAGGCTTCGAGGTGCTAGCAAAATGGCTGAAAGAGATTTACAATCAATATATGCAAAGCAAATAA
- a CDS encoding Mrp/NBP35 family ATP-binding protein: MITKEQILNALKDVYDPEIGRSIVDLNMVDNINIDGNKVTIDIKLTIKGCPLQNSIKEDVINKVKNLEGVDNVVVNMGAMTDEERQRLVNGIKEDETPLFEKTRVIAVGSGKGGVGKSTVSTNLAVALGRLGYKVGLIDADVLGFSIPRLLGIVGERPYALDENTILPIEKYGIKVISMGNFADEDTPLIWRGPLLGGVLEQFMNDVYWGNLDYMIIDLPPGTGDIPLTIMQKIPEQKFLLVTTPQASASHVAGRIAYMAQKVNIDLIGIAENMSYFECPDCHKKYNIFGEGETEKLAKELNTEVLVKIPIEIKIREKSDIGLPVSFINAPEAEYYMELAKKVSEKVKPIR, translated from the coding sequence TTGATTACAAAAGAACAAATTTTAAATGCGCTAAAAGATGTTTACGATCCTGAAATAGGAAGAAGCATCGTAGACCTTAATATGGTCGATAATATTAATATAGATGGCAATAAAGTTACAATTGACATAAAGTTAACTATTAAAGGATGTCCACTTCAAAACAGCATAAAAGAGGATGTCATAAATAAGGTTAAAAATCTTGAAGGTGTTGATAATGTGGTAGTCAATATGGGAGCTATGACAGACGAAGAAAGGCAGAGGCTTGTAAATGGCATTAAGGAAGATGAAACGCCTTTATTTGAGAAAACTCGCGTAATAGCAGTAGGAAGTGGTAAAGGCGGCGTTGGAAAATCAACTGTTTCTACAAATCTAGCAGTTGCACTGGGAAGATTGGGTTATAAAGTAGGTCTTATTGATGCTGACGTTCTTGGCTTTAGCATACCGCGTCTTTTAGGCATAGTAGGTGAAAGGCCATATGCTTTAGATGAGAATACGATATTGCCTATAGAAAAGTATGGCATCAAAGTCATTTCAATGGGGAATTTTGCAGATGAAGATACACCGCTTATTTGGAGAGGCCCACTTTTAGGAGGAGTACTTGAGCAGTTTATGAATGACGTCTATTGGGGAAATCTTGACTACATGATAATTGACTTGCCACCTGGTACTGGGGACATACCTCTTACAATAATGCAAAAAATACCAGAGCAAAAGTTTTTGCTTGTGACGACGCCTCAAGCATCTGCATCTCATGTGGCAGGAAGAATTGCTTATATGGCTCAAAAGGTGAACATAGATTTGATAGGTATAGCGGAGAACATGTCGTATTTTGAATGCCCTGATTGCCATAAAAAATACAATATCTTTGGAGAAGGCGAAACAGAAAAACTAGCAAAAGAGTTAAATACAGAAGTGCTTGTGAAGATTCCTATAGAGATAAAAATAAGAGAGAAAAGCGATATTGGTCTACCTGTATCGTTTATAAATGCGCCTGAAGCAGAATACTATATGGAACTCGCAAAAAAGGTATCAGAAAAAGTAAAACCGATACGCTGA
- a CDS encoding nickel-dependent hydrogenase large subunit: protein MSEKGTIPFGPQHPVLPEPIHLKLVVEDEKVVEAYPAFGFVHRGLETLAQKKDFNQMVYVVERVCGICSCMHGQDYCQAIEELMGIEVPIRAEYLRTIWAELHRIHSHLLWLGLFADAFGFENLFMQTWKIREKIMDILEATSGNRVIISVNIVGGVRKDISNDQAKWILRELDDVEKQLKDINDVVMNNYTVKERTVGIGVLTKEEAYELGATGPMAKGSGVDLDLRTTGYAAYKYLDFEPIVEKSGDSYARNLVRMKEIFQSIDLIRQALSKMPEGDINVPVKGNPPAGEVISRLEQSRGEVVYYIKSNGTKFLDRLRIRTPTFANIPALLKILPGSQLQDVPVLILTIDPCISCTER from the coding sequence ATGAGTGAAAAAGGAACTATACCGTTTGGACCGCAGCACCCCGTTTTGCCAGAACCAATCCATTTAAAACTGGTTGTAGAGGATGAAAAGGTTGTTGAAGCATACCCGGCTTTTGGTTTTGTCCACAGGGGATTAGAAACATTAGCGCAAAAAAAAGACTTCAATCAGATGGTATATGTTGTTGAGAGAGTTTGCGGAATATGTAGCTGTATGCATGGACAGGATTATTGCCAGGCAATAGAGGAATTGATGGGGATAGAAGTTCCTATAAGAGCAGAATATCTGAGGACAATTTGGGCAGAACTTCACAGGATACACAGCCATCTTTTGTGGCTTGGTCTTTTTGCGGATGCGTTTGGTTTTGAAAATCTCTTTATGCAGACGTGGAAGATTCGCGAGAAGATAATGGACATACTAGAAGCCACATCCGGAAATAGAGTAATTATTTCAGTAAATATAGTAGGAGGTGTAAGAAAAGATATAAGCAATGATCAGGCTAAATGGATACTAAGGGAATTAGACGATGTTGAAAAGCAGCTTAAAGACATCAATGATGTTGTCATGAATAACTACACGGTAAAAGAGAGGACAGTAGGCATAGGTGTTTTGACGAAAGAAGAAGCGTATGAGCTTGGCGCTACTGGGCCTATGGCTAAAGGAAGCGGTGTGGATCTTGATTTGAGAACAACAGGCTATGCAGCTTATAAATACCTTGATTTTGAGCCAATCGTAGAAAAGAGCGGTGACAGCTATGCGAGAAATCTTGTCAGAATGAAAGAAATATTCCAATCTATCGACCTTATAAGACAGGCCTTGAGTAAAATGCCTGAAGGAGATATTAATGTTCCTGTAAAAGGCAATCCGCCGGCAGGGGAAGTTATATCTAGGCTTGAGCAGTCCAGGGGTGAAGTTGTCTATTATATAAAATCAAACGGTACTAAATTTTTGGACAGACTTCGCATAAGAACTCCTACCTTTGCTAATATACCGGCTCTTTTGAAAATACTTCCTGGATCTCAATTGCAAGATGTGCCCGTATTGATATTGACAATTGATCCATGTATAAGCTGTACTGAGAGATAA
- a CDS encoding NADH-quinone oxidoreductase subunit C: MIVNSREVTVDNLKKEVKKYHDDGYRFVTETCLNFEGQFKIIYTFAKGYDLDNIHIVTDGKNVPSVSDVYSCALLVENEIKELFGVEFDGLVVDFGGKLMLGESSPISPQADIEIIRREKGGKNE; the protein is encoded by the coding sequence ATGATTGTTAATAGCAGAGAAGTGACTGTTGATAACCTTAAAAAAGAAGTGAAAAAATACCATGATGATGGGTACAGATTTGTCACAGAAACTTGTTTGAATTTCGAGGGACAATTCAAAATAATATATACCTTTGCTAAAGGGTATGATTTGGATAATATCCATATTGTAACAGATGGTAAAAATGTGCCCAGTGTATCCGATGTTTATTCATGTGCACTGTTGGTAGAAAATGAGATAAAAGAACTTTTTGGCGTAGAATTCGATGGACTTGTTGTTGATTTTGGCGGCAAGTTGATGCTGGGAGAGAGCTCACCAATAAGTCCGCAGGCTGATATAGAGATAATAAGAAGAGAAAAGGGTGGTAAAAATGAGTGA
- a CDS encoding AAA family ATPase has protein sequence MVKEILIGISIALVIFAAILGVDITPIVIIGMMIFALSFILENKGFLSTSGKVVNPDTSVSFDDIGGQSTAISELKEALDFVINRDKIKKMGIRPLKGILLSGPPGTGKTLLAKAAAKYTDSSYVATSGSEFIEMYAGVGAQRVRKLFESAKALAKKEQKDSAIIFIDEIDILGAKRGTNESHHEYDQTLNQLLVEMDGIKSDNDINILVVAATNRPDMLDPALLRPGRFDRQVTVDLPDKSGRLQILKIHTRNKPLDENVNLEAIAEDTFGFSGAHLESLCNEAAILAMRDGSEKIMQKHLQEAVDKVILGEKTDKKPTEEEILRVSIHEAGHAIVGEIVNPYSVATVTIVPRGKALGFVRQTEKDDTLIYTKEQLEHEIMVTLGGTTAELLILNSRSTGSANDFEQAVDIAKKIVFTGLSNLGIISKDDISGDKVNEEVNRIIKEQEKKVEDLLKDKIDELNEISSILVKEETISGEYLRGILNGKNIEKAC, from the coding sequence ATGGTTAAAGAAATACTTATAGGTATTTCAATTGCTTTAGTCATTTTTGCCGCTATTTTGGGCGTTGATATTACGCCGATTGTTATAATAGGAATGATGATTTTTGCTTTAAGTTTTATACTGGAAAACAAAGGATTTTTAAGTACTTCCGGAAAAGTCGTAAATCCTGATACAAGTGTATCGTTTGATGATATAGGTGGACAGAGTACAGCCATATCAGAATTGAAAGAAGCACTGGATTTTGTGATTAATAGGGATAAAATCAAAAAGATGGGCATAAGGCCACTTAAAGGCATACTTTTAAGCGGACCTCCTGGAACAGGCAAGACTTTGCTTGCCAAAGCGGCTGCTAAGTACACTGACTCTAGCTATGTAGCTACATCTGGAAGTGAATTCATTGAGATGTATGCAGGTGTTGGTGCACAGAGGGTCAGAAAACTTTTTGAATCTGCAAAAGCATTGGCAAAAAAAGAACAAAAAGACAGTGCTATAATATTTATCGATGAAATAGATATTCTTGGGGCGAAAAGGGGTACAAATGAGAGCCATCATGAGTACGACCAGACGTTGAATCAGCTTCTTGTTGAAATGGATGGAATAAAAAGTGATAATGATATAAATATTCTTGTTGTTGCAGCCACAAACAGGCCTGATATGTTAGATCCGGCTTTACTTCGTCCAGGGAGATTTGACAGGCAGGTAACTGTAGACCTGCCAGATAAAAGCGGCAGACTTCAGATATTGAAGATTCATACTAGAAACAAACCATTAGATGAAAATGTCAATCTGGAGGCAATTGCAGAAGATACATTTGGCTTTTCGGGTGCCCATCTTGAAAGTCTTTGCAACGAAGCTGCAATTTTGGCTATGAGGGATGGTTCAGAAAAAATAATGCAGAAACATCTGCAGGAAGCAGTCGACAAAGTTATACTTGGTGAGAAAACTGATAAAAAACCTACTGAAGAAGAGATATTGAGAGTATCAATACATGAAGCAGGACATGCCATAGTTGGTGAGATTGTCAATCCTTATTCTGTTGCAACTGTTACAATAGTGCCTAGAGGGAAAGCCCTAGGCTTTGTAAGACAGACTGAAAAAGATGATACATTAATATATACAAAGGAACAACTAGAACATGAAATAATGGTAACACTTGGAGGAACTACTGCAGAGCTTCTAATCTTAAATAGCAGAAGCACTGGTTCGGCAAATGATTTTGAGCAAGCGGTAGATATCGCAAAGAAGATAGTATTTACGGGACTTTCAAATCTCGGCATTATCAGCAAAGACGATATATCAGGTGATAAAGTAAATGAAGAAGTAAATAGGATAATAAAAGAACAAGAAAAGAAAGTTGAAGATTTATTAAAAGATAAGATAGATGAGTTAAATGAAATATCAAGCATATTGGTTAAAGAAGAAACGATATCTGGCGAATATTTAAGAGGAATATTAAATGGCAAAAATATTGAAAAAGCGTGCTAA
- a CDS encoding 4Fe-4S binding protein codes for MLDMLKSVFSNLSRKPVTRMYPFVERKPFDINRGHLENNIDECIFCGMCQRVCPSNCIKVDRKTSVWEYNPFECVLCGVCVEKCPKKCLKLDVHYRSCTDKKYNIHLEKHDDSEKAGA; via the coding sequence ATGCTGGACATGCTTAAAAGCGTTTTTTCTAATTTGTCAAGAAAGCCAGTAACTCGCATGTACCCATTTGTAGAGAGGAAGCCTTTCGATATAAACAGAGGGCATTTGGAAAACAATATTGATGAGTGTATTTTTTGCGGCATGTGCCAGAGAGTGTGCCCATCAAACTGCATAAAGGTTGACAGAAAAACTAGTGTTTGGGAGTATAATCCGTTTGAGTGTGTTCTGTGCGGCGTATGTGTAGAGAAGTGTCCTAAAAAGTGTTTAAAGCTTGATGTGCATTACAGAAGCTGTACAGATAAAAAGTACAACATTCATCTGGAAAAACACGATGATTCTGAGAAAGCCGGTGCGTAG
- a CDS encoding HPr family phosphocarrier protein: MKEFNVYLNSIDKVKNFVEKMSKYPFDIDIVSGRYVIDAKSIMGIFSLNLENQLTVIPHTEDEEALSKFSDDIKEYIA, encoded by the coding sequence ATGAAAGAATTCAATGTCTATTTAAATTCAATTGATAAAGTCAAGAATTTCGTGGAAAAGATGTCAAAATATCCTTTTGATATTGATATTGTATCAGGCCGTTATGTTATCGATGCAAAGTCAATCATGGGAATTTTCAGCTTAAACCTTGAAAATCAACTTACAGTAATACCACACACTGAAGATGAAGAAGCCTTGTCAAAATTCTCTGATGACATAAAAGAATACATAGCATAG